The following proteins are co-located in the Conyzicola lurida genome:
- a CDS encoding SprT-like domain-containing protein: protein MAELVRVRQWADALIALHLDPSVWTFGFDNAKTRAGLCNYTTKRISVSKYLAARYEDDEIHQVLLHEVAHAMAGSRAGHGERWKATAAELGYEGKRLHDGAIADELAPWVGTCPRGHIHYGYRQPKRLLACGKCSRSFDLANAISWARR, encoded by the coding sequence GTGGCTGAACTAGTACGAGTGCGACAGTGGGCGGACGCCCTGATCGCGCTGCACCTCGATCCGAGCGTGTGGACCTTCGGGTTCGACAACGCGAAAACCCGCGCGGGCCTGTGCAACTACACGACCAAGCGCATCTCGGTGTCGAAGTACCTCGCGGCGCGCTACGAGGACGACGAGATCCACCAGGTGCTGCTGCACGAGGTGGCCCACGCGATGGCCGGTTCGCGGGCCGGGCACGGCGAGCGCTGGAAGGCGACCGCGGCCGAACTCGGCTACGAGGGCAAACGACTGCACGACGGGGCGATCGCCGACGAGCTCGCTCCGTGGGTCGGCACCTGCCCGAGGGGCCACATCCACTACGGGTACCGGCAGCCGAAGCGGTTGCTCGCCTGCGGCAAGTGCTCGCGCAGCTTCGACCTCGCGAACGCGATCAGCTGGGCGCGGCGGTAG
- a CDS encoding SRPBCC domain-containing protein, which yields MNSAPDQTPQPTGSKKDAGWEVGVRETVDTPLPVVWQFLVSRGIPIWLGTGEFRGVKGFKYTMADGVAGEVLVYTEGSKIRVTWRPDDWPHDTVLMLSVKEVEAGTTIAIHHEQLADRDERRMMLGHWKNVVADLAATFR from the coding sequence ATGAATTCCGCCCCAGACCAGACTCCCCAGCCTACAGGCTCCAAGAAGGATGCCGGTTGGGAAGTCGGAGTGCGCGAGACGGTGGACACCCCGCTGCCCGTCGTGTGGCAGTTCCTCGTCAGCCGCGGCATCCCGATCTGGCTCGGAACCGGCGAGTTCCGTGGCGTCAAGGGCTTCAAGTACACGATGGCCGACGGCGTCGCGGGCGAGGTTCTCGTCTACACCGAGGGCTCGAAGATCCGCGTCACCTGGCGTCCCGACGACTGGCCGCACGACACCGTGCTGATGCTCAGCGTCAAAGAGGTCGAGGCGGGGACCACGATCGCCATCCACCACGAGCAGCTGGCCGACCGCGACGAACGCCGCATGATGCTCGGCCACTGGAAGAACGTCGTCGCCGACCTGGCCGCCACGTTCCGCTAG
- a CDS encoding AAA family ATPase, which yields MTAPDPYSGWDSLLPREREKLTARVILVGAESTGKTTLTQDLVQHYRSRGGVWANTLWVSEYGRDYTVAKIAELGIGWEDDAEFRSADWTSEDFAVIALEQQRLENAAASAGSPVLFCDTDALATQIWERRYLGNESTAARDALPDLPPRALYLLTDHRDVEFQQDGIRDGEQFRATMTQWFVDELLIHGERGQFVRGNREERLAECIRLIDEVLAERPPVS from the coding sequence ATGACCGCGCCAGACCCCTATTCCGGCTGGGATTCGCTGCTTCCCCGGGAACGGGAGAAGCTGACGGCACGCGTCATCCTCGTCGGAGCCGAGTCCACGGGCAAGACCACTCTCACGCAGGATCTGGTGCAGCACTACCGCTCGCGCGGCGGCGTCTGGGCGAACACCCTCTGGGTCTCCGAGTACGGGCGCGACTACACGGTCGCCAAAATCGCCGAGCTCGGCATCGGCTGGGAAGACGACGCCGAATTCCGCAGCGCCGACTGGACCAGCGAGGACTTCGCGGTGATCGCACTCGAGCAGCAGAGATTAGAGAACGCCGCGGCATCCGCTGGTTCGCCCGTTCTTTTCTGCGACACCGATGCTCTCGCCACCCAGATCTGGGAGCGGCGCTACCTCGGCAACGAATCGACGGCGGCCCGTGACGCCCTGCCGGACCTCCCGCCGCGCGCCCTCTACCTGCTCACCGACCACCGCGACGTGGAGTTCCAGCAGGACGGTATTCGTGACGGAGAGCAGTTCCGCGCGACGATGACGCAGTGGTTCGTCGACGAGCTGCTGATCCACGGCGAGCGCGGCCAGTTCGTGCGCGGCAACCGCGAGGAGCGGCTGGCCGAGTGCATCCGCCTGATCGACGAGGTCCTGGCGGAGCGCCCTCCCGTCTCCTGA
- a CDS encoding PQQ-dependent sugar dehydrogenase has translation MPGRDWNMDSAGRNSTRHTTAARLSAILGVTALLAGCATQPAGEPAPVPTGTGTPTATAEPLALPSGDPVVIATGLTSPWSIARLASGSTLVSERDTALVKEITADGSVRVVGEVAGVVPGGEGGLLGLAVLGAESAGDGTSPSTRSGAGLWLYAYFTGADDNRIVRMPLGGEPGAYAIGAAEPILTGITKAGNHNGGRIAFGPDGMLYATTGDASVRDAAQDPDSLNGKVLRMTPAGAAPDDNPFTGTLVYSLGHRNPQGIAWDDSGQLWAAEFGQDTWDELNAIEAEANYGWPVVEGVASDPAFTNPVAQWGTDDASPSGLAFTRGAFYLAALKGQRLWSVTTADGVATQPWFEGVYGRIRDVTPGPDGTLWMLTSNTDGRGSVQEGDDKLIEVPLGTVAPG, from the coding sequence ATGCCCGGGAGAGACTGGAACATGGACTCGGCGGGACGGAACAGCACACGGCACACCACCGCCGCGCGATTGTCCGCGATTCTCGGCGTGACGGCGCTGCTCGCCGGATGCGCGACGCAGCCGGCGGGCGAACCGGCTCCGGTGCCGACCGGCACGGGCACGCCGACCGCCACGGCCGAGCCGCTCGCGCTCCCGTCGGGCGACCCCGTCGTCATCGCCACGGGGCTGACGTCGCCGTGGTCCATCGCGCGGCTCGCGAGCGGATCGACCCTCGTCAGCGAGCGCGACACCGCCCTCGTGAAAGAGATCACCGCGGACGGCTCAGTGCGTGTGGTCGGCGAGGTCGCGGGCGTGGTGCCGGGCGGCGAGGGCGGCCTGCTCGGGCTCGCGGTGCTGGGGGCGGAGAGTGCGGGCGATGGGACGAGCCCTTCGACACGCTCAGGGGCCGGCCTCTGGCTCTACGCCTACTTCACCGGTGCCGACGACAACCGCATCGTGCGCATGCCCCTCGGCGGCGAACCGGGCGCGTACGCGATCGGTGCCGCGGAGCCGATCCTCACCGGCATCACCAAGGCCGGCAACCACAACGGCGGACGCATCGCTTTCGGGCCCGACGGCATGCTCTACGCCACGACCGGCGACGCCAGCGTGCGCGACGCGGCCCAAGACCCCGACTCCTTAAACGGCAAAGTGCTCCGGATGACGCCCGCCGGCGCCGCGCCCGACGACAACCCGTTCACGGGGACCTTGGTCTACTCGCTCGGCCACCGCAATCCGCAGGGCATCGCGTGGGACGACAGCGGCCAGCTGTGGGCGGCCGAATTCGGCCAAGACACCTGGGACGAGTTGAACGCCATCGAGGCGGAGGCCAACTACGGCTGGCCTGTCGTGGAGGGCGTGGCATCCGACCCGGCTTTCACCAACCCGGTGGCGCAGTGGGGTACAGACGACGCGAGCCCCAGCGGGCTGGCATTCACCCGGGGTGCCTTCTACCTCGCGGCACTCAAGGGGCAGCGGCTCTGGTCGGTGACGACGGCCGACGGGGTCGCGACACAGCCGTGGTTCGAGGGCGTGTACGGCCGGATCCGCGACGTGACGCCGGGCCCGGACGGCACGCTCTGGATGCTCACGAGCAACACGGACGGCCGCGGATCGGTGCAGGAGGGTGACGACAAGCTGATCGAGGTGCCGCTCGGAACGGTCGCGCCGGGTTAA
- a CDS encoding spermidine synthase, with protein sequence MQELPSIVLAHSGYRAVIEPDRWVPGSFTLVVDGTPQSHVNIDDPSELFFEYIQRMGHVIDQIGDPGQPITAVHLGAGAFTLPRYIEATRPGSRQQVVEIESDLVDFVRANLPWSPRAQIRVRHGDAREVVGKFPPGLRGSVDLLVIDIFSGARTPAHVTSLEFYESAVSLLSKDGIVLVNVADGPGLAFARGQTSTLASVVADVAVLAETQILKGRRFGNVVLVGSQTPLPLEWMPRLLAGGPHPSKVVAGAELRDFIAGAPIVTDATAIQSPPPAKSIFQVRP encoded by the coding sequence ATGCAAGAACTCCCGTCGATCGTGCTGGCCCACAGCGGCTACCGCGCCGTGATCGAACCCGACCGCTGGGTTCCCGGATCGTTCACCCTCGTGGTGGACGGCACGCCGCAGTCCCACGTGAACATCGACGACCCCTCGGAGCTGTTCTTCGAGTACATCCAGCGCATGGGCCACGTGATCGACCAGATCGGCGACCCGGGCCAGCCGATCACGGCCGTGCACCTCGGTGCCGGCGCGTTCACCCTGCCGCGCTACATCGAGGCCACGCGTCCCGGTTCGCGGCAGCAGGTGGTCGAGATCGAGAGCGACCTCGTGGACTTCGTGCGTGCGAACCTGCCGTGGTCGCCCCGGGCGCAGATCCGCGTGCGTCACGGCGACGCCCGGGAGGTCGTCGGCAAGTTCCCGCCCGGCCTCCGCGGTTCGGTCGACCTCCTGGTGATCGACATCTTCAGCGGCGCCCGCACGCCGGCGCACGTCACGAGCCTCGAGTTCTACGAGTCGGCCGTCTCGCTGCTGTCGAAGGACGGCATCGTGCTGGTCAACGTCGCCGACGGACCCGGCCTCGCCTTCGCCCGCGGCCAGACATCGACCCTCGCCTCGGTGGTCGCCGATGTCGCCGTGCTCGCCGAGACCCAGATCCTCAAGGGCCGCCGGTTCGGCAATGTCGTGCTCGTCGGGTCACAGACTCCCCTGCCCCTCGAATGGATGCCGCGGCTCTTGGCCGGCGGCCCGCACCCGTCGAAGGTCGTGGCCGGGGCCGAGCTGCGCGACTTCATCGCCGGAGCACCCATCGTCACGGACGCCACCGCCATCCAGTCGCCGCCGCCCGCGAAGAGCATCTTCCAGGTGCGCCCGTAG
- the rpoB gene encoding DNA-directed RNA polymerase subunit beta, whose product MAAARNASTKKSTKNGRTASRVSFAKITDTLTVPDLLALQTESFDWLVGNDIWKKRIEEGLAQGRTDLPTRSGLDEIFEEISPIEDLGETMQLSFTGPELEEPKYTIDECKERGKTYAAPLYVNAEFMNHLTGEIKTQTVFMGDFPLMTIKGTFIINGTERVVVSQLVRSPGVYFDRTPEKLSDKDIYSARIIPSRGAWLEFEIDKRDQVGVRIDRKRKQSVTVFLKALGLTSEQILEEFKGFPSIELTLEKDNILTKEEALKDIYRKLRPGEQVAAEAARALLDNFYFNSKRYDLAKVGRYKINRKLGIDAPLSDSVLSLEDILATIKYLVSLHDESAPNVTVHDNSLSTVKGVRDGKKVDVRLDVDDIDHFGNRRIRAVGELIQNQVRTGLSRMERVVRERMTTQDIEAITPQTLINVRPVVAAIKEFFGTSQLSQFMDQNNPLAGLTHKRRLSALGPGGLSRERAGVEVRDVHPSHYGRMCPIETPEGPNIGLIGSLASFARINAFGFIETPYRRVVNGKVTTTIDYLTASEEDDYIVAQANAPLTADAHFADPRVLARKKGGEVDLIPVETIGYMDVSPRQMVSVATSLIPFLEHDDANRALMGANMQRQAVPLLRSESPLVGTGMEGYAAIDAGDVLTNEKAGVVAEVSADVIVVQLDEGGTQEYYLRKFDRSNQGTSYNHRVIVNAGDRVEVGEVLADGPATENGELALGKNLLVAFMPWEGHNFEDAIILSQNLVKDDVLSSIHIEEYEVDARDTKLGKEEITRDLPNVSPELLADLDERGIIRIGAEVRPGDILVGKVTPKGETELSAEERLLRAIFNEKSREVRDTSLKVPHGEEGTIIAVKEFSAENDDELGSGVNQRVVVYIAQKRKITAGDKLAGRHGNKGVISKILPVEDMPFLADGTPVDIILNPLGIPGRMNFGQVLETHLGWIAKQGWDIDGKPKWAEKISDEARSAAPGTKVATPVFDGALEAEIEGLLDSTTLTRDGERLIDSSGKTRLFDGRSGEPFPQPVSVGYMYILKLHHLVDDKIHARSTGPYSMITQQPLGGKAQFGGQRFGEMEVWALEAYGAAYALQELLTIKSDDILGRVKVYEAIVKGENIQEPGIPESFKVLIKEMQSLCLNVEVLSADGSIVNLRDTDDEVFRAAEELGINISTRFESSSIDEI is encoded by the coding sequence TTGGCTGCTGCGCGCAACGCGTCCACCAAAAAGTCCACTAAGAACGGCCGCACCGCATCGCGTGTGTCGTTCGCAAAGATTACCGACACGCTGACGGTTCCCGATCTGCTCGCATTGCAGACCGAGAGCTTCGACTGGCTCGTCGGAAACGACATCTGGAAAAAGCGCATCGAGGAAGGTCTGGCCCAGGGCCGCACCGACCTCCCCACGCGCTCTGGTCTCGATGAGATCTTCGAGGAGATTTCTCCGATCGAAGACCTCGGCGAAACCATGCAGCTGTCGTTCACCGGCCCCGAGCTCGAAGAGCCGAAGTACACGATCGACGAGTGCAAGGAACGCGGCAAGACCTACGCGGCTCCTCTCTACGTCAACGCGGAATTCATGAACCACCTCACCGGTGAGATCAAGACCCAGACGGTCTTCATGGGCGACTTCCCGCTCATGACGATCAAGGGAACCTTCATCATCAACGGCACGGAGCGCGTCGTCGTCTCCCAGCTGGTTCGTTCTCCCGGTGTCTACTTCGACCGCACCCCCGAGAAGCTGTCCGACAAGGACATCTACTCCGCTCGCATCATCCCGAGCCGTGGTGCATGGCTCGAGTTCGAGATCGACAAGCGCGACCAGGTCGGTGTCCGCATCGACCGCAAGCGCAAGCAGAGCGTCACGGTGTTCCTCAAGGCCCTCGGCCTGACGAGCGAGCAGATCCTCGAGGAGTTCAAGGGCTTCCCGTCGATCGAGCTCACCCTCGAGAAGGACAACATCCTCACGAAGGAAGAAGCCCTCAAGGACATCTACCGCAAGCTCCGTCCCGGCGAGCAGGTTGCCGCCGAGGCCGCGCGTGCGCTCCTCGACAACTTCTACTTCAACTCGAAGCGTTACGACCTCGCGAAGGTGGGTCGTTACAAGATCAACCGCAAGCTCGGCATCGACGCTCCGCTGTCCGACTCGGTACTGAGCCTCGAGGACATCCTCGCGACCATCAAGTACCTCGTCTCGCTGCACGACGAGTCCGCCCCCAACGTCACGGTGCACGACAACAGCCTGTCGACCGTCAAGGGCGTTCGCGACGGCAAGAAGGTCGACGTCCGTCTCGACGTCGACGACATCGACCACTTCGGCAACCGTCGCATCCGCGCGGTGGGCGAGCTCATCCAGAACCAGGTCCGCACCGGTCTCTCCCGCATGGAGCGCGTCGTCCGCGAGCGCATGACCACGCAGGACATCGAAGCGATCACCCCGCAGACCCTGATCAACGTGCGCCCCGTCGTCGCTGCGATCAAGGAGTTCTTCGGTACCTCGCAGCTCTCGCAGTTCATGGACCAGAACAACCCGCTCGCGGGTCTGACCCACAAGCGCCGCCTGTCGGCTCTTGGCCCGGGTGGTCTGTCGCGTGAGCGTGCAGGCGTCGAGGTCCGAGACGTCCACCCCTCGCACTACGGCCGCATGTGCCCGATCGAGACCCCGGAAGGCCCGAACATCGGTCTGATCGGTTCGCTCGCATCGTTCGCACGCATCAACGCGTTCGGATTCATCGAGACGCCGTACCGTCGTGTCGTCAATGGCAAGGTCACCACCACCATCGACTACCTGACCGCGAGCGAAGAGGACGACTACATCGTCGCCCAGGCAAACGCTCCGCTCACCGCCGACGCCCACTTCGCCGACCCTCGCGTGCTCGCACGTAAGAAGGGTGGCGAGGTCGACCTCATCCCCGTCGAGACCATCGGTTACATGGATGTCTCGCCGCGCCAGATGGTGTCCGTCGCAACGTCGCTCATTCCCTTCCTCGAGCACGACGATGCAAACCGCGCACTCATGGGTGCCAACATGCAGCGCCAGGCTGTCCCGCTGCTCCGCAGCGAGAGCCCGCTCGTCGGAACCGGTATGGAGGGCTACGCGGCTATCGACGCCGGCGACGTGCTCACCAACGAGAAGGCCGGTGTGGTCGCCGAGGTTTCGGCCGACGTCATCGTCGTCCAGCTCGACGAGGGCGGAACGCAGGAGTACTACCTGCGCAAGTTCGACCGCTCCAACCAGGGCACCAGCTACAACCACCGGGTCATCGTCAACGCGGGCGACCGCGTCGAGGTCGGCGAAGTGCTGGCTGACGGTCCCGCGACGGAGAACGGCGAGCTCGCGCTCGGCAAGAACCTCCTCGTCGCGTTCATGCCGTGGGAGGGTCACAACTTCGAAGACGCGATCATCCTGAGTCAGAACCTGGTGAAGGACGACGTCCTCTCCTCGATTCACATCGAAGAGTACGAAGTCGACGCCCGCGACACGAAGCTCGGCAAGGAAGAGATCACCCGCGACCTCCCGAACGTCAGCCCGGAACTCCTGGCCGACCTCGACGAGCGTGGAATCATCCGTATCGGTGCAGAGGTTCGCCCCGGCGACATCCTCGTCGGAAAGGTCACGCCGAAGGGCGAGACCGAGCTTTCCGCCGAAGAGCGCCTGCTGCGCGCCATCTTCAACGAGAAGAGCCGCGAAGTGCGCGACACCTCGCTGAAGGTTCCCCACGGTGAAGAGGGCACGATCATCGCCGTCAAGGAGTTCTCCGCGGAGAACGACGACGAGCTCGGCTCGGGCGTCAACCAGCGCGTTGTCGTCTACATCGCCCAGAAGCGCAAGATCACCGCTGGTGACAAGCTCGCCGGCCGTCACGGCAACAAGGGTGTTATCTCGAAGATCCTTCCGGTCGAGGACATGCCGTTCCTCGCCGACGGAACTCCGGTCGACATCATCCTGAACCCGCTCGGTATCCCCGGCCGCATGAACTTCGGCCAGGTCCTCGAGACCCACCTCGGGTGGATCGCGAAGCAGGGTTGGGACATCGACGGCAAGCCGAAGTGGGCCGAGAAGATTTCGGATGAAGCACGCAGTGCAGCGCCCGGAACCAAGGTCGCCACCCCGGTGTTCGACGGTGCGCTCGAAGCCGAAATCGAAGGACTGCTCGACTCCACCACGCTCACGCGTGACGGAGAGCGTCTCATCGACTCCAGCGGTAAGACCCGCCTTTTCGACGGCCGCTCCGGCGAGCCGTTCCCGCAGCCTGTCTCCGTTGGTTACATGTACATCCTCAAGCTGCACCACCTTGTCGACGACAAGATCCACGCACGCTCGACGGGTCCGTACTCGATGATCACGCAGCAGCCGCTCGGTGGAAAGGCGCAGTTCGGCGGACAGCGCTTCGGTGAGATGGAAGTGTGGGCTCTCGAGGCCTATGGAGCCGCGTACGCGCTCCAGGAGCTTCTCACCATCAAGTCCGACGACATCCTCGGCCGCGTGAAGGTTTACGAGGCCATCGTCAAGGGCGAGAACATCCAGGAGCCCGGTATTCCGGAGAGCTTCAAGGTTCTCATCAAGGAGATGCAGTCACTGTGTCTGAACGTCGAGGTTCTCTCGGCCGACGGATCCATCGTGAACCTGCGCGACACGGATGACGAAGTCTTCCGCGCCGCTGAGGAACTCGGCATCAACATCTCTACCCGGTTCGAGTCCTCGTCTATTGACGAGATCTAG